The Pantoea trifolii nucleotide sequence TTGGCTCCGCCCGGCAAGTTTGATAAGCCAGTGGCGCTGCGTTTTATGGCCAGCGCCAAAGGCTGGCGTTACGAGATTCATGATATTGATGCGCGCGTTGAACCCTCTTTAGCGCGCCGGTTGCAGGCGGACGGCGAAGGCTGGATCGTGCCGCCGGGCGCCGCGCCCTACGATTATGGGCTGGTTATCTTGCATAATCCGCCGTCCGGTATTGTGCCGATTCCGTTGTTTGAGGGGTCGCGTGGCGATTTAACCGCCGCCTTGAAAACCACCCAACGCAAAGTAACGCAGGCAGGTTATCCGGCCGATCATCTGGATACGCTCTATTCGCACAGCGATTGTTTAGTGACCGGTTGGGCGCAGCGCGCAGTGCTGTCGCACCAGTGCGATACCTTGCCAGGCGACAGCGGTTCGCCGCTGCTGTTGAAGAACGGTGATGAGTGGCAGCTGATTGCGGTGCAGAGTTCGGCGCCCGCGCCGGCCGATCGTTATCGTGCCGATAACCGCGCGATTGCGGTGCCGTCCTTTAAAGATAAGCTGGAAGAGTTAGCGCAATAATCACGTAGGGTCGCCATTCATGGCGACCTCCATCACATCACACTTTTGATTAACTCAACTGCTCCATCGCCTGCAAAATACGCTTATCCGAAATCGGATAAGGCGTGCCCAGCTGCTGCGCGAAATAGCTAATCCGCAGCTCTTCCAGCATCCAGCGAATCGCCTGTACTTCGGCATCATCCTGACGCTGCGGCGGCAATTTATTCCGCCACGTCTGCCAGGCCTGCTCCACCGCTTGCACTTTCAGCATGCGCGCACGATCGCTGTGTGGATCCACCGGCAGCTTCTCGAGGCGGCGTTCAATACCTTGCAGATAGCGCAGCGTATCACCGAGACGCGACCAGCCGTTGCCGGTGACGAAGCCGCGATACACCAAGCCATTCAGCTGCGCTTTGATATCGCCTAACGCCAACGCCAGCGACATATCTACGCGTCCCTTAAGGAACTTGTTGATATTGAACACGCAGGTCAGAATCTGTTCGACCTGCTTGGCGATGGTGACCACGGTTTCATTCAAATCAGCACGCACTTTGTCGCGCAGCTGTTCGAAGTTCTCCTGTTGCCATGCCGGACCGCCGGCATCCGCCATCAGCTTATCCACGCCGCAGGCGATGCAGTCATCGATCAGTTCCAGCACTTTGCCGTACGGATTGAAGTACAAACCGAGTTTGGCTTTGTTTGGCAGCTTCTCGTGCAGATACTTGGTCGGCGACGGAATGTTGAGCAGCAGCAGGCGGCGCTGGCCGCGCCACATCATTTTCTGCTGTTCCACTTCGTTATCGAACAGCCGAATCGCTACGCTGTCCTTTTCATCCACCAGCGCCGGCCAGGCTTTGACCTGATAGCTGCCGCGCTTCTGCTCGTAGCTTTGCGGCAAATCGCCAAAGCTCCAGATGTGCAAACCGCTCTGCTCGAGGCCATCGTCCGCCACTTTCGACAGCGTTTCCTGCACTTTGCCTTTCAGCAGCAGCCGCAGCTGATGCAGATTTTTGCCTTCCTGCAGCTTACGGTTGTGTTCGTCTACCACACGGAAAGTCATTTTCAGGTGATCGGGCACCTGATCCCACTGCCAGGCTTCACGGTCAATGGTGACGCCGGTCATGCGGCGGAATTCCCGTTCCAGCGCATCCAGCAACGGCAGTTCCATTGCGGTAACGCGTCCGAGAAACGCTTCGGCGTAGTTCGGCGCGGGCACCAGATTGCGGCGCACCGGCTTGGGCAGTGATTTGATCAGTGCGATAACCAGTTCGCGACGCACGCCAGGAATTTGCCACTCGAAACCGGTCTCTTCGATTTGATTCAGCAGCGGCAGCGGAATATGCACCGTTACGCCATCGGCATCCGCGCCCGGTTCAAACTGATAGCTCAGCTTGAGTTTCAGGTTGCCCTGATGCCAGAAGTTGGGGTAATCGAGCTGGCTGACTTTGTCCGCGCCATCTTTGATCAGCATCTGCTTATCAAAACTCAGCAGATCCGGATTCTCTTTACTGGCCTGCTTCCACCACGCATCGAAATGGCGCGCTGAGACCACATCGCTGCCGATGCGGCGATCGTAGAAAGCGAACAGTGTTTCGTCATCGACCAGAATGTCGCGACGACGCGATTTGTGTTCCAGATCTTCAATTTCGTTACGCAGTTTCAGGTTGTTGCGGAAGAACGCGTGACGCGTCTGCCAATCGCCCTCCACCAGCGCATGACGGATAAACAGCTCGCGGCTCAGCTGAGGATCGATGCGGCTGTAATTGACCTTACGCGCCTGCACAATCGCCAGGCCGTACAGCGTCACTTTTTCCGTCGCCATCACCGCGCCCTGCGCTTTTTCCCAGTGCGGTTCGCTGTAGCTGCGTTTAATCAGATGCTGCGCCAGCGGTTCGATCCATTCCGGATCGATGCGCGCGGCAACGCGGCCCCACAAACGGCTGGTTTCCACCAGCTCCGCCACCATGGTCCACTTCGGCGGCTTCTTAAACAGGCCGGAACCGGGGAAGATGGAGAAGCGCGCGTTGCGAGCGCCGGTAAATTCCTGCTTGTCGTTATCTTTCTGGCCAATGTGCGACAGCAAGGCGGTAAGCAAAGCGCAGTGTACTTCACGATACGGCGCAGGTTCGCTGTTGACCGGCATACCTTGTTCCCGCACCACCTGACGCAGCTGGGTGTAGATATCCTGCCATTCACGCACGCGCAGATAGTTAAGAAATTCGGTTTTACACAGGCGGCGGAAGTGATTGCTGGAGAGCGCTTTTTGCTGCTCCTGCAGGTAATTCCACAGATTCACGAAGGCGAGGAAATCAGACTCTTTATCCTCAAAACGACGATGTTTTTCGTCAGATGCCTGCTTTTTATCAGCGGGACGCTCGCGTGGATCCTGAATCGATAGCGCAGCAGTGATGATCATCGCTTCGCGCACGCAGCCAAATTTTTGCGCTTCCAGCACCATGCGCGCCATACGCGGATCGACCGGCAGCTGGGCGAGCTGGCGACCCGAAGGCGTCAGCTTGTAGGTTTCATCTTCACTCAGCGTGATGGCACCAAGCTCTTCCAGCAGGCGCACGCCATCCTGAATATTGCGCTTGTCCGGCGCTTCGACAAACGGGAAGGCAGCAATATCGCCCAGCCCCAGCGCGGTCATCTGCAGAATCACCGAGGCAAGGTTTGTACGCAGAATTTCGGGATCGGTAAATTCCGGGCGGCTGAGGAAATCGTCCTCGGAATAGAGGCGAATACAGATACCTTCCGAAACGCGCCCGCACCGCCCTTTACGTTGATTGGCGGACGCCTGCGAAATCGGCTCAATCGGCAGGCGCTGCACTTTGGTGCGGAAGCTGTAGCGGCTGATACGCGCGGTGCCGGGATCGATAACGTATTTGATGCCAGGCACGGTCAGCGAGGTTTCTGCTACGTTGGTTGCCAGCACGATGCGGCGTCCGCTGTGCGACTGGAAAACGCGGTTTTGCTCGGCGTTCGACAGGCGCGCATACAGCGGCAGAATCTCGGTGTGCGCAATATCACGCTTCATCAGCGCATCGGCGGTATCGCGGATTTCGCGCTCGCCGCTCATAAAGATTAGAATGTCGCCGCGACTCTCTTGTCCCAGCTCATCGACCGCATCAAAAATCGCCTGCAGCTGATCGCGATCGGTATCGTCAGCGTCTTCCACCATCGGGCGATAACGCACTTCCACCGGATAAGTACGGCCCGAAACTTCAATCACCGGCGCATTGTGGAAATGGCGTGAGAAGCGCTGCGGATCGATGGTGGCTGACGTAATGATGACTTTTAAGTCGGGACGACGTGGCAACAGTTCGCGCAGATAACCAAGCAGGAAATCGATATTCAGGCTGCGTTCGTGCGCTTCATCAATAATGATGGTGTCGTACTGCAGCAACAGGCGATCCTGCTGGATTTCCGCCAGCAGGATACCGTCGGTCATCAGCTTAACCTGGGTGGTTTCGCTCACCTGATCGTTGAAGCGCACCTTGTAACCGATGGTGCCGCCAAGCGAGGTTTCCAGCTCATCGGCAATGCGGTTCGCCACGGTGCGCGCCGCCAGACGACGCGGCTGCGTGTGACCAATCAGCCCTTTTACCCCGCGGCCCAGCGCCAGACAGATTTTTGGCAGCTGTGTGGTTTTACCCGATCCGGTTTCCCCCGCGACGATCACCACCTGATGCTGACTGATCGCATCGGCAATGTCCTGCTGCTTCTGACTGACCGGCAGGTTGTCCGGGAAAGTGATGCGTGGTGTCGCCGCCGTGCGCTGCGCAAGGCGCTGCTCCGCCGCGACAAATTCCGGCTCCAGTTCAGCCATAATGCCCTGCTGCGCCGCAGGATTTTTCACCTTGGCAGCGCCCAGCAATCGACGCCGCAGACGTTGACTGTCGCGCAGCGTCAGATTATCGAGCCGCGGCCAAAGGGAGGCTAAAGGTGAAGAGTCGGATGATGACATAGCGATGCGTACCTGTTGTTGCAGCGGGCAGAGGGTTTCCCGGCGGATTCAAGCAATTAATGGTCGGCATCATAGCACATTTTGGAACACCTGCCTGAACGGGACGTGCGAGGTTATTCAATTATTTCGAACATAGATCTCGAAATATTGCGCTTTTACCTCGCGGGCTAACTCCGTACAGTGTAAAGCATTGAGCGGTAAGCCAACCGCGTAACGCACAGGAAAATACCATGAGCAAAGTTTTAGTTCTGAAATCAAGCATCCTCGCTGGTTACTCTCAGTCAAATCAACTGGCTGACTTCTACGCTGACGAAGCACGCGCTAAAGGTGACTCGGTTACCGTGCGTGATTTAGCCGCGCAGCCGATTCCGGTGCTGGATGGTGAGCTGGTTGGCGCACTGCGTCCATCTGACGCACCGCTCTCTCCGCGCCAGCAGGAAGCGCTGTCTCTCTCCGATGAGCTGATTGCTGAACTGCAAGCCCATGACACCGTGGTTATCGCCGCGCCAATGTACAACTTCAACATCCCAACTCAGTTGAAAAACTACTTCGACCTGATTGCCCGCGCTGGCGTGACTTTCCGTTACACCGAAGCAGGCCCGGAAGGTCTGGTAACCGGCAAACGTGCGGTGATTCTCTCCAGCCGTGGCGGCATCCACAAAGATACGGCCAGCGATCTGCTGACGCCATACGTGAAACTGTTCCTCGGCTTCATCGGTATCACTGACGTGGACTTTGTGTTCGCCGAAGGCATCGCTTATGGTCCAGAAGTGGCGACCAAAGCGGCTAACGATGCAAAAGACGCCATCAAGCAAATTGTTGCTGCGTAATCATTTTTCACTATGATGCATGCCCGTCAGGCTTATCTGACGGGCATTTTTTTTGCTGTTGTTTTCTAAGCGCTCCCAGCTCCATACTGCACTTCTTTGCCAGCCCCTGAATGGTCGATTTCAGCCCAGTAAAAGGAGATGAAGTGATACACCACAATCAATACGGTCAACCCATCGGTTTTGCGTTACCGGACTGGCAGCCCGCCACCTTCCCGCCCGCCATCATTCTCACTGGTCGTTTTTGCCATCTCACACCGCTTCAACTCAGCCATGCCCCCGCCCTGTTTGCCGCCTTTTCACTGGCAGCCGACGATCGCGACTGGACCTGGCTCGGCGCATCGCAGCCGCAATCGTTAGCCGAAATGACCGACTGGGTCGCCAACAAAATCGGCGACAGTGGATTAATCAGTTATGCGGTGATCGATCAGGTTAAGCAGCAAGCGGTTGGCGCGGTCTGTTTCGCCAATATCGAGATGCAGAATGGCGCGATTGAGATTGGTCATGTCACCTGGTCGCCGCTGATGCAGCGCAACGTGTTGGGCAGTGAAGCAATATATCTGCTGTTGCAGCAGGCTTTCACGCTTGGTTATCGCCGCGTGGCGTGGCGTTGTGATTCCCTGAATCTGGCTTCACGACGCGCAGCAGAGCGTATCGGCTTTACCTTTGAAGGCCGTTTTCGTCAGGCGATGACGCGCAAACAGCGCAATCGCGATACCGATTGGTTATCGATCATTGATAGCGAATGGCCAGCGATTCAGCAGGCGTTACGCCAATGGCTGGCGGCGGAGAATATGGATCAGCACGGGCGCGAAAGGCAAAAGCTGCGCAGCTTTTTCCCGGCGGATTGACGTTGTCTATACTGACTTGCTTTTATCAACAAATTGCAGAGGTACTCATGTCCAACGTATTTATTATCGGCGGCGCAGGCAACATTGGCCGTCGTCTGGCATCACTGCTGGCCGCAAACGGGCACGTCGCGCGCCCACTGTTTCGCAAAGCGGAACAGGAGCAGCCTTTGCGTGAAGTGGGTGCTGAGCCGGTTAATGGCGATTTAGCCGCGCTCGACGCTAAATCCCTCGCCGCGTTGATGACGGGCAGCGATGTGGTGGTGTTTACCGCTGGTGCCGGTGGCAAAGGCGGTGAAGAGATGACGAACGCCATTGATGGCAAAGGATTAACCACCGCCGTTGCTGCCGCGCAACAGGCTGGCATTTCACGCTTCTTGCTGGTCTCGGCGTTTCCCGAAGCGGGCAGAAATAAAAACCTCTCCGCCACCTTTGAAAACTACATGCGCGTGAAGAAAGCAGCCGATGTGGAGCTGGCGCAAAGCGATCTGGATTGGGTGATTTTACGCCCCGGCACGCTGACGGATGAGAAAGGCCATGGCAAGGTGCGTGCTGGTTTGGCCATCCCGTATGGCGATATTCCTCGCGATGACGTGGCGGCGACGCTGGCTGAACTCATCGCACAACCGGCTGTCAGCCGCGTGATCATTGAGTTGACCAGCGGAGAAATGCCGGTGCACGACGCGATTAAACCATTGGCATCACGCTAGCGCCTTCAACTTTCGGCTTCATCCAATGAGCGCAGGTGGTCTTTTTTATTCAGCGTCATCAGCGCCGGAATACTGATCGCAGCCGTCACCATGATGTACCAGGCGGGGATATCGAGATTCCCCGTTTGCTTAATCAGGGAGGTGATGATCAATCCGGCACACCCCGAAAAAACCGCGTTAGAGAGTGAATAAGCCAGGCCCAGCCCGGTATAGCGAACGCGCGTGGGGAACATTTCAGCTAACATTGCCGGGCCTGGTCCTGCCAGCAACCCGACAATGCCACCCGCAACAAACACCACCAGCGCCTTGACCAGCAGCGTTGAAGAGTCGGCCTGCAACACGTTCAGTAACGGTAATGCCAGCACCAGCAACAAGCATGCCGCGAGAACCATTACGCTGCGGCGTCCAATTTTATCGCTAAGAATGCCAGCTGGGATAATGGTCGCAGCAAACCCTAGGTTGGAAATCACCGCAATCAACAGCGCCTGGTTGAAGCCGGTGTGCAGCGAAGATTGCAGATAGGTTGGCATGATCACCAGATAGGTATAACCCGCCGCTGACCACACCATCACGCGGCTGATCGCCAGCAAAATAATCCTAATCGTTGTGCCAAAACTGGCGCTCACCGCTGCCGGTTGTTGCGCGTTTTGCGTTTGTTGCTGACGCACAAAACTGGGCGTTTCTTCCATGCTGTAGCGCAGCCACAGCGCCACCATCCCCATCGGCAAGGCGAGGAAGAAAGGAACGCGCCAGCCCCAACTGTGCATCTGGTCTGCACTCAGCACCGCCGACAGCAACGCGACAATGCCAGCACCCGCCAGCAGGCCCAATGCCACGGTAAATGACTGCCAGGCACCGTAACGCCCACGCTGCCCTTTGGGGGCAAATTCCGTCATCAGTGACACCGCACCGCCGTATTCACCTCCGGCAAACAAGCCCTGCAAAATGCGCAGCCCGGTGATGATCAGCGGCGCCGCCACGCCAATGCTGGCATAGGTGGGAATAATGCCGATCGCAGTCGTCACCAGCGTCATCATGATCAAGACAAAAATCAGCGTAGGCTTGCGCCCAATACGATCGCCCATGCGGCCAAAAAATATCGCGCCCAGCGGACGGAAGAAAAAGGCGATGGCGAAGGAGGCGTAGGTCAGAATAATGCCGGTGAGCTCGGCTTCACCCTGCAGGCGAAAGAAGTTCTGCGCGATCACCGTCGCGAGGAAGCCATACACCGCAAACTCGTACCATTCAATGAAATTGCCCACTGAACCGGCGATTAAGGCGCGTTTCTGTGCTTCCGTTGTAGTTTGAGGCATTGGCATTTAACGCTCCCAGAAAAGAATTATCCGCTGATAAACCTTATTTACGCAGCCACTGTCCATTGATACCGCGCACATACTCGCCGCTACCCGCGCGATTCACCAGCTTCTCGCCGGCAATACGCGCCACTTCGCTGGCACTCAAATTATTTTGCTGTGCCACACGCTGATATTGCTGCAGGCGGCCATCGTTGATGCGTTTGACCAGCGCCAGCGTTTCTTCATCCTGTTGACGCGCCGCCACATAGCCGCTGAGCGTTTCACCTACGCGCCCTTGTTGACGCGCCTCATCCAGCGTGAGCGCCCAGGCAGAAGGCATCAGCAGCAGCGCCGCAAGCAGCGCGATCCCCTTGCGTTTCATCATGCTTCTCCTCAAAACAGTCCGCTCTGATTCTTCAGCAGCGCTTCCACATCTTTATCCACCTTGATGTGAATCTCATGCTCAATTTTGACGTTCATATTGATGGTGATGGGCTCTTTCGGCGCCGCAACTTCAATGCGCGGCACGCAGCCAATCAGCGGCAGCCAGGCTGCCAGCACCAGTAATGCCCTGAGGCTCATGGTTGGGGATCCTTCTTCGAGGGTAAGGTGGCATTTTGCTCCACCCAGGATTGCAAATTATCGCCAAAGCGCAGACTGCGCCACAGCTGGAACAGATTTTCCTGATGCCGGTAGTTCAGATTGACGGTCTGACGGCGGTTGCTGAACTGGCTGACGCCTTTCACTTCCGACTGCATGATCAGATTGCCGAAGTTATCCAGATCGATAGTGGCCCATGAACGCGAGATCTCCATATAGCGCAGCCAATCCAGTGCTGCTCCGGCCGCAAAGTTATTGCTGACAATGGCATCCGCCATGTCTTTATCCAGCCGGAAGGTCAGCGGGCCGCTGTTGGCGATCCAGCCCTTTTCAATCAGCCATTGCGGATTGTTCACCCACAGCGGCAACTCGCCATTAACCTTGCCAGACATGGCAAACTGCTTGGGTTTAATCGCGCTAACCAGCTTGCTGAGATTGATCTCTTTCAGCGAGACGCGCGCCGCTTCATGCTGCGGCATACGCAGCTCGGGCATGCTAACGTGACCGCCTAACAGATCAAGGTTGACGTTGCTGAGCGTTAACGGCTGGCGCTCCTGCCACGGATAGTGACCTTGCAAATCAGCGGTGATGTTTTGCAGCGAGAACTGATTTTTCACTTCGGCGATCCGCAGTGAAACCGGACCGCGCCGTCCAAGCTGCCATTGATGATCCTTCAGGCGAAACGGCAGCGAGAAATCGATACCGTTGATTTCACTGTCCGGCATCCACAGGCTGCCGTTTTTCACCGTCCAGTGACCGCCCGCTTCAAAGCCCTGCTCGCTGGCGGCCGAGAATGCCACCTGCGCGCGCAGTTCACCCGACTGAATACGCATTTTTAAATCGCTGCTGAGCAGCGGCTGGAACACCGTCAACGACTGCGCTGGCCACCATGCTTCGCCACGCAGACGTTCGCCGTCCCAGCGGCCATGTACGCGCACCGGGCCAATATCCTGCGCCGTCAGCTGACCGCGCCAGATAAACTGGCTGGGATCGCTGCCTTTGGCTTCAAAATTGAGTTCTGATGGCGGCAGCCAGCCGCCGTAGCTAAACTGGGTTTGACCGGATTTTAGCGTGAAGCCACCGTTAAACGCCGGATGCGAGGGATCGCGCTGCCAGCGCACCGGCGCATTGAGCGTCAGTCGCGGTTTAGCCACTTGCACCATGCCGTACGCCAGCTGATCGAAACCGGTATTCAGTGTGTCGAGGCTGATCAAGGTGTCCTGCCAACTGCCGGTGCCCTTCACGTCCCATTTGGCAGAGAGCGGCTCGATCTGACCGTCCCCCCAATAACGCCAGTTCCACACGCCGCTGTCCGGCCAGAAATCGCTGGCGCGTCCATCAAGATGCAACCTGAAACGACCAAAACTGGGATCGTGTGCCTTGAGGATCGCCTGCAGGCGGCCATTGATGCCACGCGACGCCACCGTCACGCCCGCCAACGGCCAGCGCGCTTCGTCTACTTCCAGCGTTGAGAGCAAGCGACCGCGCAAACGCAGCAGCGCACCCTGTTTCAGGCTCAACTGCGGATCGGTCAACACGCCATGCAGCAAGCCGGGCATGCTGCCAAATAGCTGCAGATCGGCGAATTTGCTTTCGCCGGTCAACTGGAACGGCAAGGCGCTGTCAACCATGCTCAGCTTGCCGGGGCCAACGCTTAAAACCAGATTGCCTTTGCCGCCGCGCCCTTGCGTCAGCAGGTTGAATCGCCCGCTGACCAGCGTGTTTTCCATTCCTTGCTGCCAGTTTTCCAGCGTCACGGCCATGCCGCCCGATAGCGGCTGATCGGCCTGCGGCCAGCGCCATTGACCTTGCGTAATGCGAATCTGCCGCTCGTCGACCTGCCACGGCAGCTGCAGCAGCGGCTGATCGTCATCCTGCTGTTTCACCGTCATTGTGCCTTGCTGTTGCTGCCAGTTGAGCGTCAGTGCTAACGGCTGCGGCCACTGCACAACATTGAGGTCAGCACTGAGTTCGCCCGCCACTGGCAAGCCATCAGCAAAGGTTGGCAAAGTGACATCGCCATGCAGATTGAGCGGTTTGGGGAGCAGAGGATGACTGAGTTGCAGCTGGGCAATCTGCAGCAACTGGCCTTGCAAACGCGCATCCACATTGAGGTTGTCGCCCTGATAATGCAGCTGCTGCACCTCTTTATCTAAGGTGAGATCGAAACGACCGGCGTATTGCTGCCACGGCAGAATGGTGATTTTTTGCAGATGCACATCGGCGCCAGGCAACATCTTCTGCCAGTCGGCCAGGCTGCGCGGCGCACCGCTGACTTCGCTGTGCGGCAGCGATTGCAGGCAGTCGCTGTTAAGTTGCACGTTATACGCGCTGAGCTGCCAGCGCTTTTGCTGCCAGCCTAGCGCCGCATCGCTGACGTTTGCTAATTCACAATCGCCCGCCAGATAACGCACCGCCGGGAAATGCAGCGCACCTTGCTGCCAGCGCGGCGTGCCGTTGAGTTCCACGCGGGTATTTTCGGGCAACCAGATACCGGCCAGACGCGGCAACCATTGCGTCAGCGTCAGCAGCAATCCCAATAGCAACAGTATCAGCGCCAGCAGCGCAGCAAGTGTTCGGCGAAGGCCACGCGTCATGGCAGTTAACGTTCCTGTTCTTTACACAATCCTGACGAGGAGCCAAATGATGGCATGTTACGTCCGGCAAATGAAGATGTTAGCGACATAGTCTGGCTGAAGAACAGCAAAATGACGCGGAAAACGTTATCCTGTTGTGA carries:
- a CDS encoding YdbH family protein, whose translation is MTRGLRRTLAALLALILLLLGLLLTLTQWLPRLAGIWLPENTRVELNGTPRWQQGALHFPAVRYLAGDCELANVSDAALGWQQKRWQLSAYNVQLNSDCLQSLPHSEVSGAPRSLADWQKMLPGADVHLQKITILPWQQYAGRFDLTLDKEVQQLHYQGDNLNVDARLQGQLLQIAQLQLSHPLLPKPLNLHGDVTLPTFADGLPVAGELSADLNVVQWPQPLALTLNWQQQQGTMTVKQQDDDQPLLQLPWQVDERQIRITQGQWRWPQADQPLSGGMAVTLENWQQGMENTLVSGRFNLLTQGRGGKGNLVLSVGPGKLSMVDSALPFQLTGESKFADLQLFGSMPGLLHGVLTDPQLSLKQGALLRLRGRLLSTLEVDEARWPLAGVTVASRGINGRLQAILKAHDPSFGRFRLHLDGRASDFWPDSGVWNWRYWGDGQIEPLSAKWDVKGTGSWQDTLISLDTLNTGFDQLAYGMVQVAKPRLTLNAPVRWQRDPSHPAFNGGFTLKSGQTQFSYGGWLPPSELNFEAKGSDPSQFIWRGQLTAQDIGPVRVHGRWDGERLRGEAWWPAQSLTVFQPLLSSDLKMRIQSGELRAQVAFSAASEQGFEAGGHWTVKNGSLWMPDSEINGIDFSLPFRLKDHQWQLGRRGPVSLRIAEVKNQFSLQNITADLQGHYPWQERQPLTLSNVNLDLLGGHVSMPELRMPQHEAARVSLKEINLSKLVSAIKPKQFAMSGKVNGELPLWVNNPQWLIEKGWIANSGPLTFRLDKDMADAIVSNNFAAGAALDWLRYMEISRSWATIDLDNFGNLIMQSEVKGVSQFSNRRQTVNLNYRHQENLFQLWRSLRFGDNLQSWVEQNATLPSKKDPQP
- a CDS encoding YnbE family lipoprotein, producing MSLRALLVLAAWLPLIGCVPRIEVAAPKEPITINMNVKIEHEIHIKVDKDVEALLKNQSGLF
- a CDS encoding trypsin-like serine peptidase; this translates as MRLAILLLVGLFSFNHTAHADDEDGPSPEDIKTLFFGKDHRQAISDVSAAPWDAIGQLETESGNLCTATLISAHLALTAGHCLLAPPGKFDKPVALRFMASAKGWRYEIHDIDARVEPSLARRLQADGEGWIVPPGAAPYDYGLVILHNPPSGIVPIPLFEGSRGDLTAALKTTQRKVTQAGYPADHLDTLYSHSDCLVTGWAQRAVLSHQCDTLPGDSGSPLLLKNGDEWQLIAVQSSAPAPADRYRADNRAIAVPSFKDKLEELAQ
- the hrpA gene encoding ATP-dependent RNA helicase HrpA; this encodes MSSSDSSPLASLWPRLDNLTLRDSQRLRRRLLGAAKVKNPAAQQGIMAELEPEFVAAEQRLAQRTAATPRITFPDNLPVSQKQQDIADAISQHQVVIVAGETGSGKTTQLPKICLALGRGVKGLIGHTQPRRLAARTVANRIADELETSLGGTIGYKVRFNDQVSETTQVKLMTDGILLAEIQQDRLLLQYDTIIIDEAHERSLNIDFLLGYLRELLPRRPDLKVIITSATIDPQRFSRHFHNAPVIEVSGRTYPVEVRYRPMVEDADDTDRDQLQAIFDAVDELGQESRGDILIFMSGEREIRDTADALMKRDIAHTEILPLYARLSNAEQNRVFQSHSGRRIVLATNVAETSLTVPGIKYVIDPGTARISRYSFRTKVQRLPIEPISQASANQRKGRCGRVSEGICIRLYSEDDFLSRPEFTDPEILRTNLASVILQMTALGLGDIAAFPFVEAPDKRNIQDGVRLLEELGAITLSEDETYKLTPSGRQLAQLPVDPRMARMVLEAQKFGCVREAMIITAALSIQDPRERPADKKQASDEKHRRFEDKESDFLAFVNLWNYLQEQQKALSSNHFRRLCKTEFLNYLRVREWQDIYTQLRQVVREQGMPVNSEPAPYREVHCALLTALLSHIGQKDNDKQEFTGARNARFSIFPGSGLFKKPPKWTMVAELVETSRLWGRVAARIDPEWIEPLAQHLIKRSYSEPHWEKAQGAVMATEKVTLYGLAIVQARKVNYSRIDPQLSRELFIRHALVEGDWQTRHAFFRNNLKLRNEIEDLEHKSRRRDILVDDETLFAFYDRRIGSDVVSARHFDAWWKQASKENPDLLSFDKQMLIKDGADKVSQLDYPNFWHQGNLKLKLSYQFEPGADADGVTVHIPLPLLNQIEETGFEWQIPGVRRELVIALIKSLPKPVRRNLVPAPNYAEAFLGRVTAMELPLLDALEREFRRMTGVTIDREAWQWDQVPDHLKMTFRVVDEHNRKLQEGKNLHQLRLLLKGKVQETLSKVADDGLEQSGLHIWSFGDLPQSYEQKRGSYQVKAWPALVDEKDSVAIRLFDNEVEQQKMMWRGQRRLLLLNIPSPTKYLHEKLPNKAKLGLYFNPYGKVLELIDDCIACGVDKLMADAGGPAWQQENFEQLRDKVRADLNETVVTIAKQVEQILTCVFNINKFLKGRVDMSLALALGDIKAQLNGLVYRGFVTGNGWSRLGDTLRYLQGIERRLEKLPVDPHSDRARMLKVQAVEQAWQTWRNKLPPQRQDDAEVQAIRWMLEELRISYFAQQLGTPYPISDKRILQAMEQLS
- a CDS encoding YdbL family protein is translated as MKRKGIALLAALLLMPSAWALTLDEARQQGRVGETLSGYVAARQQDEETLALVKRINDGRLQQYQRVAQQNNLSASEVARIAGEKLVNRAGSGEYVRGINGQWLRK
- a CDS encoding MFS transporter — translated: MPMPQTTTEAQKRALIAGSVGNFIEWYEFAVYGFLATVIAQNFFRLQGEAELTGIILTYASFAIAFFFRPLGAIFFGRMGDRIGRKPTLIFVLIMMTLVTTAIGIIPTYASIGVAAPLIITGLRILQGLFAGGEYGGAVSLMTEFAPKGQRGRYGAWQSFTVALGLLAGAGIVALLSAVLSADQMHSWGWRVPFFLALPMGMVALWLRYSMEETPSFVRQQQTQNAQQPAAVSASFGTTIRIILLAISRVMVWSAAGYTYLVIMPTYLQSSLHTGFNQALLIAVISNLGFAATIIPAGILSDKIGRRSVMVLAACLLLVLALPLLNVLQADSSTLLVKALVVFVAGGIVGLLAGPGPAMLAEMFPTRVRYTGLGLAYSLSNAVFSGCAGLIITSLIKQTGNLDIPAWYIMVTAAISIPALMTLNKKDHLRSLDEAES
- a CDS encoding FMN-dependent NADH-azoreductase; its protein translation is MSKVLVLKSSILAGYSQSNQLADFYADEARAKGDSVTVRDLAAQPIPVLDGELVGALRPSDAPLSPRQQEALSLSDELIAELQAHDTVVIAAPMYNFNIPTQLKNYFDLIARAGVTFRYTEAGPEGLVTGKRAVILSSRGGIHKDTASDLLTPYVKLFLGFIGITDVDFVFAEGIAYGPEVATKAANDAKDAIKQIVAA
- a CDS encoding GNAT family N-acetyltransferase — protein: MVDFSPVKGDEVIHHNQYGQPIGFALPDWQPATFPPAIILTGRFCHLTPLQLSHAPALFAAFSLAADDRDWTWLGASQPQSLAEMTDWVANKIGDSGLISYAVIDQVKQQAVGAVCFANIEMQNGAIEIGHVTWSPLMQRNVLGSEAIYLLLQQAFTLGYRRVAWRCDSLNLASRRAAERIGFTFEGRFRQAMTRKQRNRDTDWLSIIDSEWPAIQQALRQWLAAENMDQHGRERQKLRSFFPAD
- a CDS encoding NAD(P)-binding oxidoreductase, which translates into the protein MSNVFIIGGAGNIGRRLASLLAANGHVARPLFRKAEQEQPLREVGAEPVNGDLAALDAKSLAALMTGSDVVVFTAGAGGKGGEEMTNAIDGKGLTTAVAAAQQAGISRFLLVSAFPEAGRNKNLSATFENYMRVKKAADVELAQSDLDWVILRPGTLTDEKGHGKVRAGLAIPYGDIPRDDVAATLAELIAQPAVSRVIIELTSGEMPVHDAIKPLASR